One window from the genome of Cryobacterium sp. GrIS_2_6 encodes:
- a CDS encoding OsmC family protein: MKIEHHYDVRVAWTGNRGTGTSDYRAYGRDHVVSAEGKHPLEGSSDRTFHGDADRWNPEELLLAALSQCHMLSYLHVAARNGVVVVGYTDDATGTMVQTRDGGGHFTEATLRPRVTVADRGQVELAHSLHAEAARECFIAASVNFPVRHEPETVAVP; the protein is encoded by the coding sequence ATGAAAATCGAGCACCACTACGACGTGCGGGTGGCCTGGACGGGCAACCGCGGTACGGGAACGAGCGACTACCGGGCGTACGGTCGCGACCATGTCGTCTCGGCGGAGGGCAAGCACCCGCTCGAGGGGTCATCTGACCGAACGTTCCACGGTGATGCTGACCGCTGGAACCCCGAGGAACTGCTGCTCGCGGCGCTGAGCCAGTGCCACATGCTGTCCTACCTGCACGTGGCCGCGCGGAACGGTGTCGTCGTGGTCGGCTACACCGACGACGCAACCGGCACGATGGTGCAGACGAGGGATGGCGGCGGTCACTTCACCGAGGCGACGCTGCGTCCGCGGGTCACCGTGGCCGATCGCGGCCAGGTGGAGCTGGCGCACTCGCTGCACGCCGAGGCGGCCCGCGAGTGCTTCATCGCGGCCTCCGTGAACTTCCCGGTGCGCCACGAACCCGAAACCGTCGCCGTTCCCTGA
- a CDS encoding lysophospholipid acyltransferase family protein has protein sequence MAPIARIIFRPVITGTENIPRSGRVIIASNHLSFIDSMVIPLVTPRRVQYLAKSTYFTGTGIKGYLTRTWFESIGAVGIERGAGQAAQDALDAGRSILESDSAFAIYPEGTRSLDGRLYKGRTGVAWLALTTGAVVVPVGLIGTQEIQPVGTRVPRVRKITVNFGEPIDVSRHGPATSGRARRQATDEIMAAIHQLSGQELAGRYNESPRPGLHGLADKVFPRERV, from the coding sequence ATGGCGCCGATCGCCCGGATCATCTTCCGGCCCGTCATCACGGGAACCGAGAACATCCCCCGCTCCGGCCGTGTCATCATCGCGAGCAACCATCTCTCCTTCATCGACAGCATGGTCATCCCGCTCGTGACGCCGCGTCGTGTGCAGTACCTCGCGAAGTCGACGTACTTCACCGGGACGGGAATCAAGGGCTATCTCACCCGCACCTGGTTCGAGTCGATCGGTGCTGTCGGGATCGAACGCGGCGCGGGCCAGGCCGCACAAGACGCGCTCGACGCGGGCCGCAGCATCCTCGAATCGGACAGCGCCTTCGCCATCTATCCAGAGGGCACCCGTTCCCTCGACGGACGGCTCTACAAGGGACGCACCGGCGTCGCCTGGCTCGCACTCACGACGGGTGCCGTCGTCGTGCCGGTCGGCCTGATCGGCACCCAGGAGATCCAGCCCGTCGGCACCCGGGTCCCACGGGTGCGGAAGATCACCGTGAACTTCGGCGAGCCGATCGACGTGAGCCGCCACGGACCCGCGACCTCAGGCAGGGCCAGGCGCCAGGCCACCGACGAGATCATGGCCGCGATCCACCAGCTCTCCGGCCAGGAGCTCGCCGGGCGGTACAACGAATCACCCCGCCCCGGGCTGCACGGGCTCGCAGACAAGGTCTTCCCGCGAGAGCGCGTCTAG
- a CDS encoding NAD-dependent epimerase/dehydratase family protein produces the protein MTHHLVVGAGLIGRPVAERLAARGDTVTIATRSGSPAAGATPLVLDASDPDAFSAAAARASTIFLCTNPPYTDWAAQWPPIIGAAITAAAASDASLVVMGNLYPYGAPRGAMTEHTPETTTERKGLVRKEGWRRVRAAHEAGQIRAVEVRASDYFGPGATGTAHLGTDFFTAILASKTARVVGRPELPHSWSYLPDIISTLIAAADYTGDWGRIWHVPSASASRVEIAAELNERYDCAGSVSGYPQWVLRGIGLVNPLMREVYASSYQFTSPFIIDSAETERELGVVATPWLDALTATADSYRA, from the coding sequence ATGACTCACCATCTTGTAGTCGGGGCCGGCCTGATCGGCCGTCCCGTCGCCGAACGGCTCGCGGCGCGCGGGGACACCGTCACGATCGCGACGCGCTCAGGCTCACCCGCGGCGGGTGCGACCCCGCTCGTGCTCGACGCGAGTGACCCGGATGCCTTCTCCGCCGCCGCGGCACGGGCCTCGACGATCTTCCTCTGCACGAACCCGCCATACACGGACTGGGCCGCGCAGTGGCCGCCGATCATCGGGGCGGCGATCACCGCCGCCGCGGCGAGCGACGCCTCCCTCGTCGTGATGGGGAACCTCTACCCGTACGGCGCGCCGAGGGGGGCGATGACCGAGCACACGCCGGAGACGACGACCGAGCGCAAGGGCCTGGTTCGCAAGGAGGGGTGGCGCCGGGTGCGTGCGGCGCACGAGGCCGGGCAGATCCGGGCGGTCGAGGTGCGCGCGAGCGACTACTTCGGGCCGGGAGCGACCGGGACCGCGCACCTCGGCACGGACTTCTTCACCGCGATCCTGGCTTCGAAGACCGCGCGCGTCGTCGGCAGGCCCGAGCTCCCGCACAGCTGGAGTTACCTGCCCGACATCATTTCGACCCTGATCGCCGCCGCAGACTACACCGGGGACTGGGGCCGGATCTGGCACGTGCCGAGTGCGTCGGCCAGCCGGGTGGAGATCGCGGCCGAGCTGAACGAACGGTACGACTGCGCGGGCTCGGTCTCCGGCTACCCGCAGTGGGTGCTCCGCGGCATCGGCCTGGTCAACCCCCTGATGCGCGAGGTCTACGCCTCGAGCTACCAGTTCACGTCGCCGTTCATCATCGACTCGGCGGAGACCGAACGCGAGCTCGGCGTCGTCGCAACCCCCTGGCTCGACGCGCTCACGGCGACGGCGGACAGCTACCGCGCCTGA
- a CDS encoding aminotransferase class III-fold pyridoxal phosphate-dependent enzyme, whose protein sequence is MSASYSVPQKRKLVTALPGPKSIELQERRVNSVSRGAGTLVNIYMDHGAGAILVDVDGNQIIDMGCGIGVTTIGHANAEVAEAAAAQAAKLTHTLFTVTPYENYVAVAEKLAEITPGDFPKKSILVNTGAEAVENAVKIARKFTGRRAIVALDHAFHGRTNLTMTMTYRPWPERAGMGPFPGEIYSVPTSYPYRDGLTGEEAAEKTIDYITTHIGATEIAAFFVEPIQGDGGIVIPAPGYFKRISEFCTENGIVFVSDEIQAGIARTGVWYAIEHHGVVPDLVTTAKGIAGGFPLAAVTGRADIMDAVQPGGIGGTFGGNPVSTAAALKVLEIIERDDLLGEAKRVEKALWARIGDWAEKFSVVGEVRGKGAMFGVELVHPGTTTPYPEALTAILKHATSHGVIVLDAGSWDSVLRIMPSVVISEELIDDAASVIEETLRALSGV, encoded by the coding sequence ATGTCTGCTTCGTACTCGGTCCCCCAAAAACGTAAACTCGTCACCGCCCTGCCGGGCCCCAAGTCCATTGAACTGCAGGAACGCCGGGTCAACTCGGTGTCCCGTGGAGCCGGCACGCTTGTCAACATCTACATGGACCACGGAGCCGGCGCGATCCTCGTCGACGTCGACGGCAACCAGATCATCGACATGGGCTGCGGCATCGGAGTCACCACGATCGGGCACGCGAACGCTGAGGTCGCGGAGGCCGCTGCCGCGCAGGCGGCGAAGCTGACCCACACCCTCTTCACCGTCACTCCGTACGAGAACTACGTCGCCGTCGCCGAGAAGCTCGCCGAGATCACCCCCGGTGACTTCCCGAAGAAGTCGATCCTGGTCAACACCGGTGCCGAGGCCGTCGAGAACGCGGTCAAGATCGCCCGCAAGTTCACCGGGCGCCGCGCCATCGTCGCGCTCGACCATGCCTTCCACGGCCGCACCAACCTGACCATGACGATGACGTACCGGCCCTGGCCGGAACGCGCCGGCATGGGCCCGTTCCCCGGCGAGATCTACAGCGTCCCGACGAGCTACCCGTACCGTGACGGCCTGACCGGCGAGGAAGCCGCCGAGAAGACGATCGACTACATCACGACCCACATCGGCGCCACCGAGATCGCGGCGTTCTTCGTCGAACCGATCCAGGGCGATGGCGGCATCGTCATCCCCGCCCCCGGCTACTTCAAGCGGATCAGCGAGTTCTGCACCGAGAACGGCATCGTCTTCGTCTCCGACGAGATCCAGGCCGGCATCGCCCGCACCGGCGTCTGGTACGCGATCGAGCACCACGGCGTCGTCCCTGACCTCGTCACCACGGCAAAGGGCATCGCGGGCGGCTTCCCGCTTGCGGCCGTCACCGGTCGCGCCGACATCATGGATGCCGTCCAGCCCGGCGGCATCGGCGGAACCTTCGGCGGCAACCCGGTTTCGACCGCGGCAGCGCTCAAGGTGCTCGAGATCATCGAACGCGACGACCTGCTCGGCGAAGCAAAGCGCGTCGAGAAGGCCCTCTGGGCCCGCATCGGCGACTGGGCCGAGAAGTTCTCCGTCGTCGGCGAGGTGCGCGGCAAGGGCGCCATGTTCGGCGTCGAGCTCGTGCACCCCGGAACGACCACGCCGTACCCCGAGGCGCTCACCGCGATCCTCAAGCACGCGACCTCGCACGGCGTGATCGTGCTCGATGCAGGCAGCTGGGACTCCGTGCTGCGGATCATGCCGTCCGTCGTCATCTCCGAGGAACTCATCGACGACGCGGCATCCGTCATCGAGGAAACCCTCCGCGCCCTCTCCGGAGTGTGA
- the dxr gene encoding 1-deoxy-D-xylulose-5-phosphate reductoisomerase: MRRRVVILGSTGSIGTQALDVIRANPTRFEVVGLSAGANREMLAQQAEEFEVDDTALGADESEQLVTDVDADVVLNGITGSVGLGPTLAALRAGRTLALANKESLIVGGDLVTALAAPGQIVPVDSEHSAIAQALRSGTAREVSRLVLTASGGPFRGRTREEMRAVTPAQALAHPTWDMGLVVTTNSSTLVNKGLEIIEAHLLFDVAYEDIDVAVHPQSIVHSMVEFIDGSTIAQASPPDMRLPISLGLDWPNRVAAVGVPLDWTKPQTWTFEPLDTVAFPAVALAKQVGRAGGTYPAVFNAANEQAVAAFHAGRIGFLDIVDTIQRVVETHEQDGPLTRESLNAAETWARAAADKLLARSA, translated from the coding sequence ATGCGCAGACGAGTAGTAATTCTCGGGTCCACCGGCTCGATCGGAACCCAGGCCCTCGATGTGATCCGGGCGAATCCCACCCGGTTCGAAGTGGTCGGACTCTCGGCAGGCGCCAACCGGGAGATGCTCGCGCAGCAGGCCGAGGAATTCGAGGTCGACGACACCGCGCTCGGCGCGGACGAATCCGAACAGCTCGTGACGGATGTCGACGCCGACGTCGTGCTCAACGGCATCACGGGCTCCGTGGGGCTCGGTCCGACCCTCGCGGCGCTCAGGGCCGGGCGCACCCTCGCCCTCGCGAACAAGGAATCCCTCATCGTGGGCGGCGACCTGGTCACCGCGCTCGCCGCTCCCGGGCAGATCGTTCCCGTCGACTCTGAGCATTCCGCGATCGCGCAGGCGTTGCGATCGGGGACGGCGCGTGAGGTGTCCCGGCTCGTGCTGACGGCATCCGGTGGCCCGTTCAGGGGTCGTACCCGCGAGGAGATGCGGGCCGTCACCCCCGCCCAGGCGCTCGCGCACCCGACCTGGGACATGGGCCTCGTCGTCACGACGAACTCGTCGACCCTCGTGAACAAGGGCCTCGAGATCATCGAGGCTCACCTGCTTTTCGACGTCGCGTACGAAGACATCGACGTCGCCGTGCACCCGCAGTCGATCGTGCACTCGATGGTCGAGTTCATCGACGGCTCGACGATCGCGCAGGCCTCGCCGCCCGACATGCGCCTGCCGATCTCGCTCGGTCTCGACTGGCCGAACCGCGTCGCCGCCGTCGGCGTTCCCCTCGACTGGACGAAGCCGCAGACCTGGACCTTCGAACCACTCGACACCGTCGCGTTCCCGGCCGTCGCGCTCGCGAAGCAGGTCGGCCGTGCCGGTGGCACATACCCGGCCGTGTTCAACGCGGCCAATGAGCAGGCCGTCGCCGCGTTCCACGCCGGCAGGATCGGTTTCCTCGACATCGTTGACACCATCCAGCGGGTCGTCGAGACCCACGAGCAGGACGGCCCGCTCACCCGGGAGTCCCTCAACGCAGCCGAGACCTGGGCGCGCGCCGCCGCAGACAAGCTCCTCGCCCGATCGGCATAA